In Deltaproteobacteria bacterium CG11_big_fil_rev_8_21_14_0_20_49_13, the genomic stretch ATGCCGTTAAGTATGATCACGTGTCTCGGCTCATAACGCGAACCGACACGTATTATCGTTTCCCCGGCGTCAACTTTTATGACCACGTTCTTGACGTTCTCGGTAGCGGCCTTTTTCCTGCTCTCACTCTCCTGAAGATTATAGGCAAGGTTCGGCTGAACAAGCTCGGAGATGATGGGACTGAAGTCAAGCCCACCCTTTTGCTTGGATTCCTTTATTTTCTTCCGGAGATCATCGACAACGGTTATTCCTGCAAGCTCCTTGACGCCCAAAAGCTTCTCTTTTCCTTTCGGATCGAGCACAAGAAAGCCTTTTGACTTATCTGAAAGTATGGATGACGCATCGCCGATGACGTAACGGTTCATGGCAAGCGACACCTGTGAAGTGATGACGTTCTCGGCCTGTCTTCCAAAATTGTTCTCAGCGAGCTTTGTCCAAAGATGATCGGGCACCTTAATGTTCAGCGCGGACTCGAAGTTGGATTTGATAACGGCCGGACTTTCTCCTTCTACCAGGCTTTTTCTTGCCGTTTCAAAGGCCCGGGATACTCCCTCGTTGATCCCTTTGGCAAGTTCGGGATCAAAATCATATACGACCGCCACCCCTTTTAACGCCTCTTCCTTGAACTTGTTGGTGGCCTCTGTATCCACTATATCGTAATTTCTGTCAGCCCTTATGTCGTTCTGAGAGATAGCTCCGGAAATAACCTCATCTGGAATATATGTGATGGAAAAGGTCATTAAGAAAGTTATGACCGTGCAGAGGATAATAAAACCTATCCAGCCAAGGATAGGGCTCACCTTGAAGGCGGTCCAGCTGACAAAGTCCGACTGCCCTATCCTCCCGAACACATCGCTGAAATTCCTATGAGCTCTTTTGTCTTTTTGCATCTTCATCGTATGCCCTAACTATCGCCTGTACCAGAGGATGCCTTACAACGTCGGCATCGGTCAGGCACACAAAGCTTATGCCGGGCACATGTTGGCCTCCATGACGCCGGAAGGGGTTCCACGCGGGAGGTCTATTTGGGTTAATATCGGCAGTGACTATCACCTTGGGGTCAAACCCAAGGCGGGTCAAGAACCTCTTCATCTGCTCTTTCGTGCAATTCTGCGCCTCATCTAAGATAACGAACGCGGAGTTAAGCGCGCGGCCGCGCATGAACGCTAGCGGCGCCACTTCTATCTTTCCATCGTCTATAAAATGAAGCGAAAGTTCTGACGCTTTTTTTTTCTTCATTTTTTCTTTGGTGGCGGCGCGCCCTTTGACTGCTGGGGCTGGCTTTCTGCCTGCGCCATTATCTGTACCTTGAACTCGCGGCGGCGCATCTTTTTGTCAAAGTCGACCAAAAATATCTCTTCGTACGGGTCCAAAACAAGCAATGCGTCTTTTATGGGAACGGAGATGCTTCTGCCTAAAATGGCCGCCTGCACTCTGGGGTTCACGTATATCTCTTTCTTTTTCTTGTCTTTGGCGGCCGCTCCTTCTCCGGCAAATACCTCAAATGCGACTTTGAGCTCTTCTATCACCTCCGGCAAAGGCTCTAGTAACGTGACCCCTGCACCAGGGCCGGAAATTATCACGGTTGCGAGGCCATCCTTGCCGCCCGAATCGCGGATGGCAAATTTGACGTCGTTAGAAACATTAAGGACATCCACCTCGTCGGTCGTGTTGATGAAGTAGCTCTTCAAAAATGTCATGATTTGCAGGAGGTTAGCTGAAATAGTTCGCCATTGCAAGTGGTATCGTTCTCACCAATATAGGGCTGGTTAAGCATAAAAAAAGGGACAGGCCACTTTTTAAAAGTAACCCGTCCCTTTTTTGGAAATGTGAGGGGCCCGGGGCTTGAACCCGGAGCCCGCAGATTAAGCTCTCTTGTTGTCTCCGCGTTTCCCCGGAGTGTCGGACTATATCATCATCCGTTGCTCTAACGGATGCCGGGCGCTATTTAAGGGCTTATCGGTAACCATCCTCACCCTTTAGTCTCTGCACCTTCCAAGCTACTTTTCTTGGTTTCACTTGGCTTGGCTCAGGATTAGCATTTTAAAGCTTTCCCTGAATTCACCCGGTTTTTCCGCGTTACCTTGCGATAACGGGGACCCTTAATCTTATTGAGTCTGCTGCTCTACCATTGAGCTAGCCCCCCATCGATCTGTAACTTAATGCCTTCTATCCAACCTAGTATCCTATACAATAGGTCTTTGTCAAAAATATTTATTTAAATCGTGCTGTTATAAAGTCTGTTCTTTCTGTGTCCTACCTAACATCATCACCTGATTTTCAGAGAGCTGAATATCCTTACACCAGTTGCTGATAGTCCCCTTAGCCGCTGGTACTTTGCTTTTTATCTCGCTGTAACTTAGCCCATGGGTTCTCAACTGCCTTGCCAGCTCCTGCATTTGCCGCTTGGCCATATGAAGCACCTCTTAAGACTGGGGGCTGTGGATAGTCATATATCCATAAAAAATCANNNNNNNNNNNNNNNNNNNNNNNNAAATGTTCCTTAACGTTTTTTATTGCAAACCTTGAGGGTGGCTGGTAAACGCGAACACGAAAATGCTGGAACAGCTCATCATATGGCTTAGGGGCCTCCCTCCTGAACTAGTGACCGTAATCATCTCGGCGCTCCCTGTTGCGGAACTACGCGGTGGCATACCTGCAGCCTTTGCCATGGGACTGGCCCCGCTGAAGGCATTTACCCTTGCTGTAACGGGAAACCTGTTGCCGGCGATCCCGTTGCTTTTGCTTCTTGAACCTGTATCGAACAGTGTCCGTCATCTCCCAGTTTTCGGGCAATTCTTTGACTGGCTCTATAAAAGAACATCGCGCAAGGCTGGGATCATCGAAAAATATGAGGCGATCGGGCTCGCACTTTTTGTGGCCATTCCCCTACCTATGACAGGAATGTGGACCGGGGCGGTCGCCGCATCTATCTTTAAGATACCGATTAAATATTCTTTCCCGGCCATCATTGCGGGCGTATTAATAGCCGGTGGGATAGTGACTTTTCTGTGTATGACCGGTAAGATGATAGTTCAAATGACTTAAGACTTGCGCTTGTAGCTCAGTGGATCAGAGCATCTGACTTCGAATCAGAGGGTCGC encodes the following:
- a CDS encoding ligand-binding protein SH3; this encodes MLEQLIIWLRGLPPELVTVIISALPVAELRGGIPAAFAMGLAPLKAFTLAVTGNLLPAIPLLLLLEPVSNSVRHLPVFGQFFDWLYKRTSRKAGIIEKYEAIGLALFVAIPLPMTGMWTGAVAASIFKIPIKYSFPAIIAGVLIAGGIVTFLCMTGKMIVQMT